The DNA segment ATCACCTTTTcataatgttaatttagaaCATCGTACAGAAGTCGAAAAACACgtgcttttatttttgtatttacttgTTCCTTCctttataaagattaaaaCTGTGGAAACGCgtgttatttcttaattatggGTGTAATGCAAAGAATCaagttagttaatttaaaatatgtacccTGCTTTGTTACCACTCAACAAATCTTTATAATCGGTTTTAAATAGTTACACATTGTTATTTTAGGAAACCGACAACTCGTAGAGGTAAAAAGGTGCTTCTATCGAAAGAGCCTAAATTTATTGAAGGACCgaaacaatgtatttttatacaaggGCGCAAACCATCCGAAAGAGCTCGAAAAGTTTTAAAGGATATATACGACTTAAAAAAACCAGATGCAGCGTATTTTAATCgtaaaaatgattttgtacCTTTTGAAGATGCAACACTCATTGAAAAGTTCgtatatctttaaattaactaataaacaaatgtataaatgtGGTATAGAAAGTGGAAAAGTTATCAAACCTGAAGCAAAACATCAAGACACACACAAcacaaacaacaaacaaaacaccaggtttaacattaaaatctcATAGTCTTGGTTGAGCTGTGTCTATAatgataacaatattaatgttttggtttgagtttatttactgGTTGATGCTTTCATTTGTTCATAGCATTTGTAGCAGGAACATTTCACATCCATGTTAAGATGTTTCATTATATTCCCAATGAGTACAAAAATGTGTTTCTTAGGTCAGGCAAAAGGTTTtatacctaaatgaataaattaaaagttatttaatttcagactgtgttataaaaaagaaGCTGCTCTATTTGGTGTAAGTTCTCATTCAAAGAAGCGGcctcataatataatattaggaaGAACATTTAACTATGGAATTCTTGATATGATTGAACTTGGTGCAGAGAAGTTTAAATCAATGTCCGAGTTTCACAATATGAAAGTGTTGGCTGGATTAAAACCGTGTTTACTATTCAATGGACCTTCTTGGGAATTAAATCACGATTTAAAAAGGCTGAAGTCATTGTTCATTGACTTCTTTCATCGGGAAAAGGTATTATTGggttaatttgtttttaaaataaaaattttggaaCAATTAGTTCAACCTTTTGTAAGTACTAATTAGTCTTTTTGGTTGAAgtagtgaaaataattatttaacccTGAGTAAGCATTAAGGATGAGTCCTAATCATTTTGAAGATTTCCTTCACAAAATGTAGTGTAAAATAtaagcttttttaatttttccaaaTAGATCACATCTCATACCATCTGTTTATGTAtctttatattgaattaaatgctattgaaatgttttgtattctaaattttaaatcacaattccttacctattttttgtattttaactttattgttattatttaaattacaggtTGAAACAATTAGATTGCAGGGCTTAGAACATGCATTCAGTTTCACGGCTACAGATGATGGTAACATCTATGTCAGGTCATACAGAATTCTGCTTAAGAAGAGTGGTCAGCGTACTCCAAGAATTGAACTGGAAGAAATAGGTCAGACAATTTGCCAATTTAATCAAATGTGattgtaaacttttaattaaacaaagacACAAATAGCCTTAACCTTAAAAAACTGTTGAATTCTACACAAGACATTTTTCTCAAAAACTTACTGTACTGTCTAGATTTTTGTATGCATACGAAACCATTGTTTTATCAAAGTATAAAGCCACTGTTTATGACGACATCATTTAGAGCAATATATCAATTATACTGGTTTgatcaaaatcaaaggtcccggctgaattcttttgtataacttaataacaatgtcatcggctgttacaaCTTTCAGTTTTTCTGACCATATTTGAGTAGGCCCATCgatattgttataatagattttgactataattatgtaatgcaaATAAGTTGTGTTTGTTTACTGTATTTtgcttttcttaaaaataaacaataatttcagGACCGTCAATTGACTTCAAACTGAGAAGGACCAGATTAGCATCTGAAGACTTGCTCAAGGAAGCATGCCGAATCCCAAGAGAATTAAAACCAATCACAAAGAAGAATATTTCGCGAGATGCCTTTGGTAGCAAGATGGGTCGCATTCACATGGGTAAACAAGACATACAACGGTTACAGACCAGAAAGATGAAGGGTTTGAAGAGAACTGCCGaggaaaagaaagaaatgttGTTGAAAAAGAAGAAGGCTAAAAAGGAAGCTAAAGCTCAAGctcaataaatgatttttataatatttggttttatgttatttttattatttttaaacagtgaAAATATACAGAACTGAACTAGCCATTTAtcccaaaaaataaatcttcagCTGTTCTTATGTAATGTGTTTTGTCCTAATAAagtttactatttatatttttattgtcaatCTTACGGCagcatgtaaaaatataaatgatttgaatggaatgaagataatttaaacatctaAAACAAAGTAATGTTAGTTTCATCACTTATGTGAGTAAATTAAGAGTATTCACAAGAGTGACTGAATCGATGTTAGTTATCTATTTTAGTAGCCAGTCTGCTCCGAATAGCAGAATAAGTCATAAAATATCAGATGAGTTGAGccaaagggaaaaaaaaaaaaaaaaaatcagatgagttatcgaataacaaaaaattgattttacgAATCCTAACagcatgtggtgccatctCTTGACGAAAGTACGCATCATTTTACATCGAATTCCTGTCGGTTCAAGAAATTCCGATCTATAATAGAGGTGAATGAGAAGATAACCAGGCTTTGATCTTGATCGAAAACATGTTAACTTATCAAAAAATGTTGCATTATTATTGCAGTATCGCAATAGCGCTAGAGAGAAGAGGCCCAATCTGTAAAACTGCCATTCTTCTTTCGCAATGacaagcaataaaacatttctgtatttgcaaaaaacgttgtattaattttatcctaatttaagtttaactaaagttaTCATGATATTCGATTGTTAGGAGGAACGAAGTTAGCCAGGTcagttagtatattatatatgcattAACAATGCTTAAAGCTCATTGTGTATGTAACCAGTGATCATAgcaatttttgtaaagattttctggtttttggatttatttttGGTTCATTTCTGCGATCTGTACATTAcagaaaatacaaatattgctATTTAAGTTTTGCGAGGTGTGCAGTATTGTTGATTGTTGCATACAGCTGTATCCAACTCATCATACCATCTCGATAAATTCTCTTGCATTCGTCATACcaattgattatattattcattaccTATAGAAAACAGAGAATGCTAGCGTGTGTTTATGTTTAGCAAGCAAACGCTCATTTTTGTACctacctataaaatatttaactaaattcttGGCTTAAATACGAAAGGTGATGTTAATCAAACATGAAGCCAATAAAAAAAGGAGTAGAACAATCGAatcgttaaattaatatgtacaaCTTAGCCCACAGGGCCTGGGTTTCAATTGTGTGAAAGTAAAACtggtttatttacaaaataatgaaacaaaaacatcAATCTCGCTGATTATTAAggttcaaacaaaaattttctttGGTACTTATATCAGTAGTGTCATGGAATTGTACAAGtatatatctaattatagTCTAGATACGTTATTGATACCAATCGATTTATCGTGTATAATGTCTCAGTTAGTTTTTCCTTcctcttaataaataataaatgactgTGTTACTCTGTAGGTGTTCACGATATAATTAtcgtattataattaaataataatgtactcTAGTCCATTTCATCTATGAGAACCCCTGATCTCTATAGAGACATATCATGTAGACAGAGATCATTGTGcgaagataaaaaaatcactcTTAATCTTTTCAAAAGTAACGGCGGATCGAAAGTAACTAACTCTAGagttttatagtaaataacaatgttacatttttaatgtacTTTTGACGTTACTCTCGACATACCACGTTGTCCTGCCTATGTATATTAAGTAAcaattgataatataattttgaagtgTCTGTCATGTAAACCACATGACATCTATATTAGCGGTATATACATAAGATGGCcctattaatttcatttaaaaaattactcatAACCAGAAAAAAGGTGCGACGGATTCTCTTGTTTTGACGAGAGTTCTTTGAACTAGGAATAAAAACGGTCTTGATCCTTTAAGACcgttcttaattattaattcttagTCCGAAGAACGGAGTTTTAAACACCAACGTCCAAAGTTTGGGCTCTTCGTactattaagattttattgcaTAGATTGAAAAGgcatatctttatatatataattcttctgTGAGTGTGCATGTCACTGAACTTCTctcaaacgactggaccgattttgacgaaattttttgtaatggtttagattcacaattttgtccgctggacaatgtttttttaattaatttttaatttattagtaggtgttgattttggaatgttttacattggatccgacagacggcgctaccatcgcagtgtcaaattttaaataatattcgaattttaattttagtctgtcccgacagttagcgctgcgatcaaattaaaaaaaagttttgttatcattgtgttattgtagaccatgtgctggatcgttagatattgtcataaaatttgaataataattttcatcaaaaggGTCCacaatgttttagcttattaaaaaaaaaacatatgtgcaattcacacatggtagaagtgaaaccttcaaaaacattttttttattattaatcatatataaattaatcattttccattatctaaatgtgtgtgttcttttaaaacagtatattttaatgataaattttaatttataagtttaatataaatttttaatttgggaaaaactaaaacatcgaaagtttgaaattcgatcaaatgaaaaagcggcagtaaagagaggctgtataatgcctgctatctcattttctcccacgttaaatcatatgatgaattgatgtttctgtctctctttaccgctgcatccggtttgaaatcacgacgattcgaaagaagtttatctatctcattttctcccacgttaaatcatatgaattaatgtttctgtctctttttactgtcgctttctcgttgcatccggtttgaaatcacaacgattctaaagaagtttcacttcaaaaagtttgaaattttcaaattaaagacgtgtagacaggacaacgtctgtcgggtccgctagtttaatataatttgtaactcCACTCGGGACATAAACACGGCATCATGTCTACAGTCGAACTAGTATTCGAACAATTAAGGAAGTAATTATTGGTCGAGCGTGATTCATTTTGCCCCTTTTTAATTACGGGTAAAATTTGATTggtttaaacttattaaaatgtatcaagttgacttttaaaagttgacaacacataaaatatctaaatcttTTGACTAGAGGTGtatgatatttgtaaattactgacgtaatttacaaatatcataCTGCTGGAGGAACTATATACTCTCAAATAGTCACTGAATTATATCATAACTTTCTTATCACTTTGTAACCAATGCGACTTAGGGTCATTCTAGAAAAGAGTAGGTATAGGTACGTTTTAGTCGGCAGCGCTCCTGCGAGACTCCTGGCAttttgagtgtccatggccgtcgctatcacttaacatccgctgatgttaagtgatagctTTAGTGAAGATAGATGAGCAGTCTTCATAGTAAATATGGCCTAAAGT comes from the Pieris rapae chromosome 3, ilPieRapa1.1, whole genome shotgun sequence genome and includes:
- the LOC110998005 gene encoding ribosome production factor 2 homolog → MGVMQRIKKPTTRRGKKVLLSKEPKFIEGPKQCIFIQGRKPSERARKVLKDIYDLKKPDAAYFNRKNDFVPFEDATLIEKLCYKKEAALFGVSSHSKKRPHNIILGRTFNYGILDMIELGAEKFKSMSEFHNMKVLAGLKPCLLFNGPSWELNHDLKRLKSLFIDFFHREKVETIRLQGLEHAFSFTATDDGNIYVRSYRILLKKSGQRTPRIELEEIGPSIDFKLRRTRLASEDLLKEACRIPRELKPITKKNISRDAFGSKMGRIHMGKQDIQRLQTRKMKGLKRTAEEKKEMLLKKKKAKKEAKAQAQ